The Vescimonas coprocola genome includes a window with the following:
- a CDS encoding alpha-amylase family glycosyl hydrolase, with translation MARQTNTRLREKVIYSIFVRNHTKEGTFQALEGDLDRLAALGTDIIWLMPIHPIGEAGRKGTLGSPYAIRDFRGINPEYGTLGDFMHLVGEIHKRGMKCIIDVVYNHTSPDSILATGHPEFFLRDEAGNPTRKVADWSDVVDLDYSNRELWKYQIETLKIWAEIVDGFRCDVASAVPLAFWREAREQVERVRPGCIWLAESVHAAHTMAMRRAGYYCAADTELYDAFDITYDYDIWPYFEGCFQPTGTLREYTALVNFQESEYPAGYVKLRCLENHDQPRFASRVDSDEALRNWLALLYFEKGTTLLYSGQEYAPRHRVDLFNADDAYCDMRLDLQPYLKQLRQMKRTLPMSACFQLEAVEERAVVGCYDGPEARVRGIFDLKNAGGSVAVDLPDGTYTDRITGREVTVSGGAFDLAQAPAVIG, from the coding sequence ATGGCACGTCAAACCAACACCCGCCTGCGGGAAAAAGTGATCTACAGCATTTTTGTACGCAACCATACCAAGGAGGGTACCTTTCAGGCGCTGGAGGGCGATCTGGATCGTCTGGCGGCGCTGGGTACGGACATCATCTGGCTCATGCCCATCCATCCCATCGGGGAGGCAGGCCGCAAGGGGACGCTGGGCAGCCCCTACGCCATCCGGGACTTCCGGGGCATCAACCCGGAGTACGGCACGCTGGGGGACTTCATGCATCTGGTGGGGGAGATCCACAAACGTGGCATGAAGTGCATCATCGACGTGGTGTATAACCACACCTCCCCGGATTCCATACTGGCCACCGGCCACCCGGAGTTCTTTCTCCGGGACGAGGCGGGGAATCCCACCCGCAAGGTGGCGGACTGGTCCGATGTAGTGGATCTGGATTACAGCAACCGTGAGCTGTGGAAGTACCAGATCGAGACTCTGAAAATTTGGGCGGAGATCGTGGACGGCTTCCGCTGCGACGTGGCCAGCGCCGTTCCGCTGGCCTTCTGGCGGGAGGCACGGGAGCAGGTGGAGCGGGTGCGCCCCGGCTGCATCTGGCTGGCCGAGAGCGTCCATGCCGCCCACACGATGGCCATGCGCCGGGCGGGCTACTACTGCGCCGCTGACACGGAGCTGTATGATGCCTTTGATATCACCTACGACTACGATATCTGGCCCTATTTCGAGGGCTGCTTCCAGCCCACCGGCACTCTCCGGGAGTATACGGCGCTGGTGAACTTTCAGGAGAGCGAGTACCCGGCGGGCTATGTGAAGCTGCGGTGCCTGGAGAACCACGACCAGCCCCGCTTTGCCTCCCGTGTGGACTCCGACGAGGCTCTGCGGAACTGGCTGGCGCTGCTGTACTTTGAAAAGGGAACTACCCTGCTTTACAGCGGACAGGAGTACGCCCCCCGCCACCGGGTGGATCTCTTTAACGCCGACGATGCCTACTGTGATATGCGGCTGGACCTCCAGCCCTATCTCAAGCAGCTGCGCCAGATGAAGCGCACCCTGCCCATGTCCGCCTGCTTCCAGCTGGAGGCGGTGGAGGAACGGGCTGTGGTGGGCTGCTATGACGGGCCGGAGGCCCGTGTTCGGGGCATCTTCGACCTGAAGAACGCCGGGGGCAGTGTGGCCGTAGATCTGCCCGACGGCACCTACACCGACCGCATCACCGGCCGGGAGGTCACCGTCTCCGGCGGCGCCTTCGATTTGGCGCAGGCCCCGGCGGTCATCGGCTGA
- a CDS encoding epoxyqueuosine reductase QueH, translated as MEKTLMHTCCAPCSVSCIQQLRSEGIEPVAYWYNPNIHPYQEYKVRRDTLMAYAPTIGMELIVQENYGLREFCRAVCGDIDHRCSVCYALRLAQAAQYAARHGYDSFTTTLLVSPYQNHELLAETAERMGREYGVRFLYRDFRSGFRQGQQEARALGFYMQKYCGCVFSEEDRYQKQILRDQKEPEKHILPS; from the coding sequence ATGGAAAAAACACTGATGCACACCTGCTGCGCTCCCTGCTCCGTCTCCTGCATCCAGCAGCTGCGGAGCGAGGGCATCGAGCCGGTGGCCTACTGGTATAACCCCAACATCCACCCCTATCAGGAGTACAAGGTCCGGCGGGACACGCTGATGGCCTACGCCCCTACCATCGGCATGGAGCTTATTGTGCAGGAGAATTACGGCCTGCGGGAGTTCTGCCGGGCGGTCTGCGGGGATATCGACCACCGCTGCAGCGTGTGCTATGCCCTGCGGCTGGCCCAAGCGGCCCAATATGCCGCCCGGCACGGCTATGACAGCTTCACCACCACCCTGCTGGTGAGTCCCTACCAGAACCATGAGCTGCTGGCGGAGACAGCGGAGCGCATGGGCCGGGAGTACGGTGTCCGGTTCCTGTACCGGGACTTCCGCTCCGGCTTCCGGCAGGGACAGCAGGAGGCCCGTGCGCTGGGCTTTTATATGCAGAAGTACTGCGGCTGCGTGTTCAGCGAGGAAGACCGCTACCAAAAGCAGATCCTCCGGGATCAGAAGGAGCCGGAGAAGCACATACTGCCATCATGA
- a CDS encoding acetyl-CoA hydrolase/transferase family protein has product MAIPFQYESEYKRKLCTPDEAARVVKSGDWLDISMGCAFPSLMDAAIAKRKEELYGVKIRGYLIQQPIQMVECDPGREHFIYNSWHMSGYERKLCDRGMCSFNPMVFRNLGAYYQHFLTVNVAMMCVTPMNQHGYFNFSLSNASARAVLDKADIVILEINENLPWVYGGLDECIHIDDVDMIVEGPHNPLPSIQTPPASEAETRIAEFVVENMDDGATLQLGIGSLPNAVGQMLAQSDLRDLGIHTEMLCDCYLDMYRAGKITNKRKDIDRYKSVFGFAIGSEDLYDWVRENPGVVTYPISYCNAPSTVRNIENFVSINNCISVDLYGQICAESAGTRQISGTGGQLDFLEGAAVSPGGKAFICLTSTFTDKQGEMVSRITPLLNPGDIVTDPRSLAYYIVTEYGGVNLVGCSTWERAERLISVAHPKFRDELVEHARQQGIWIRSNKR; this is encoded by the coding sequence ATGGCTATACCCTTCCAATATGAATCGGAATATAAGCGCAAGCTCTGCACCCCGGACGAGGCCGCCCGTGTGGTCAAGAGCGGTGACTGGCTGGATATCAGCATGGGCTGTGCCTTCCCGTCTCTGATGGATGCCGCCATTGCCAAACGCAAGGAGGAGCTCTACGGTGTGAAGATCCGTGGCTACCTGATCCAGCAGCCCATCCAGATGGTGGAGTGCGACCCCGGCCGGGAGCATTTTATCTACAACAGCTGGCATATGTCAGGCTATGAGCGCAAGCTCTGCGACCGGGGGATGTGCAGCTTCAACCCAATGGTGTTCCGGAATCTGGGGGCCTACTATCAGCATTTCCTGACGGTCAACGTGGCCATGATGTGCGTGACCCCCATGAACCAGCACGGCTACTTCAACTTCTCCCTGTCCAACGCCTCCGCCCGTGCGGTGCTGGATAAGGCGGATATCGTGATCCTGGAGATCAACGAGAATCTGCCGTGGGTCTACGGCGGCTTGGACGAGTGCATCCACATCGACGACGTGGATATGATCGTGGAGGGCCCCCATAACCCTCTGCCCAGTATACAAACCCCGCCGGCCTCGGAGGCGGAGACCCGCATTGCCGAGTTCGTGGTGGAGAACATGGACGACGGCGCCACCCTGCAGCTGGGCATCGGCTCACTGCCCAATGCCGTGGGCCAGATGCTGGCCCAGTCCGATCTGCGGGATCTGGGCATCCACACGGAGATGCTGTGCGACTGCTATCTGGATATGTACCGGGCCGGGAAGATCACCAACAAGCGCAAGGACATCGACCGCTATAAGAGCGTGTTCGGCTTTGCCATCGGCTCCGAGGATCTGTACGACTGGGTGCGGGAGAATCCCGGCGTGGTGACCTACCCCATCTCCTACTGCAACGCTCCCAGTACCGTCCGGAACATCGAGAACTTTGTCTCCATCAACAACTGCATCTCCGTGGACCTGTACGGCCAGATCTGCGCCGAGAGCGCCGGTACCCGCCAGATCAGCGGCACCGGCGGTCAGCTGGACTTTCTGGAGGGGGCGGCGGTGTCCCCTGGCGGCAAGGCCTTCATCTGTCTGACATCCACCTTCACCGATAAGCAGGGGGAGATGGTCTCCCGCATCACACCGCTGTTGAATCCCGGCGACATCGTTACCGATCCCCGGAGTCTGGCTTACTACATCGTCACCGAGTACGGCGGCGTGAATCTGGTGGGCTGCAGCACATGGGAGCGGGCGGAGCGGCTCATCTCCGTGGCCCACCCCAAGTTCCGGGATGAGCTGGTTGAGCACGCCCGGCAGCAGGGCATCTGGATCCGTTCCAACAAGCGGTAA